In the Geobacter sp. FeAm09 genome, one interval contains:
- a CDS encoding glutamine--tRNA ligase/YqeY domain fusion protein, whose product MSTESTPTPVSNNFLRTILEEDLKSGKHTSIVTRFPPEPNGYLHIGHAKSICINFGLARDFGGRCHLRFDDTNPAKEEMEYIESIKESVRWLGFDWGANLYCASEYFEQLYQWAEYLIEQGKAYVEDLSAEEMRAYRGTLTEPGKESPWRNRPVDENLDLFRRMRAGEFPDGAKVLRAKIDMASPNINLRDPVLYRIIHASHPHVGDAWCIYPMYDFTHGQSDAIEGITHSICTLEFEDHKPLYEWFLDNLPVPSRPRQYEFARLNLTYAVMSKRKLHELVGLGIVSGWDDPRMPTLMGIRRRGYTPEAVRAFCEMIGVGRSDSWIDMSILEECVRSDLNERAPRAMAVLRPLKVVVDNYPEGQAEEFEAPNHPQKPEMGSHRVAFSRELFIEQDDFMEEPPKGFFRMAPGSEVRLRYAYIVRCTGVVKDESGTVVEVHCEYDPASRGGSAADGRKIKGTIHWVSRAHAVDAEVRLFDRLFNDPNPDRGGADYKQFLNPHSVEVIGAAKLEKSLADADPETRFQFERQGYFRPDPMDSQPGKPVFNRIVTLRDAWTKK is encoded by the coding sequence ATGTCCACCGAATCGACACCAACCCCGGTATCCAACAATTTTCTCCGTACCATCCTCGAAGAGGACCTGAAAAGCGGCAAGCATACGTCCATCGTCACCCGTTTCCCGCCCGAGCCCAACGGTTATCTGCACATCGGCCATGCCAAGTCCATCTGCATCAACTTCGGGCTGGCGCGGGATTTCGGCGGCCGCTGTCATCTGCGTTTCGACGACACCAATCCCGCCAAGGAGGAGATGGAATACATCGAATCCATCAAGGAGAGCGTCCGCTGGCTTGGCTTCGACTGGGGCGCGAACCTGTACTGCGCCTCGGAATATTTCGAGCAGCTCTACCAGTGGGCCGAGTACCTGATAGAGCAGGGCAAGGCCTATGTGGAGGATCTTTCCGCCGAGGAAATGCGCGCCTATCGCGGCACCCTGACCGAGCCGGGCAAGGAGAGCCCGTGGCGCAACCGCCCTGTCGACGAAAACCTCGATCTGTTCCGCCGCATGCGGGCCGGCGAGTTCCCCGACGGGGCCAAGGTGCTCAGGGCGAAGATCGACATGGCCTCCCCCAATATCAACCTGCGCGACCCGGTGCTGTACCGCATCATCCACGCCAGTCATCCCCACGTGGGCGACGCCTGGTGCATCTATCCCATGTACGATTTTACCCATGGCCAGTCGGATGCCATCGAGGGGATCACCCATTCCATCTGCACCCTGGAGTTCGAGGACCACAAACCGCTGTACGAGTGGTTCCTGGACAACCTGCCGGTGCCGAGCCGCCCGCGGCAGTACGAGTTCGCCCGGCTCAACCTGACCTATGCGGTGATGAGCAAGCGCAAGCTCCACGAACTGGTCGGCCTGGGCATCGTCAGCGGCTGGGACGACCCGCGCATGCCGACCCTGATGGGCATCAGGCGGCGCGGCTATACGCCCGAGGCGGTCCGGGCCTTCTGCGAGATGATCGGGGTGGGGCGCAGCGATTCCTGGATCGATATGTCCATCCTTGAGGAATGCGTCCGCTCGGACCTGAACGAGCGCGCCCCCCGCGCCATGGCGGTGCTTCGGCCGCTCAAGGTCGTGGTGGACAACTATCCCGAAGGGCAGGCCGAGGAGTTCGAGGCCCCCAATCATCCCCAGAAGCCGGAGATGGGAAGCCACCGGGTGGCCTTTTCCCGTGAACTGTTCATCGAGCAGGACGACTTCATGGAGGAACCGCCCAAGGGGTTCTTCCGCATGGCCCCCGGCTCCGAGGTGCGCCTCCGCTACGCCTATATCGTGCGCTGCACCGGCGTGGTCAAGGACGAAAGCGGCACCGTCGTCGAGGTGCATTGCGAATACGATCCCGCATCCAGGGGAGGTTCTGCGGCCGACGGCAGGAAGATCAAGGGCACCATCCACTGGGTTTCCCGGGCCCATGCCGTGGATGCCGAGGTGCGCCTGTTCGACCGCCTTTTCAACGACCCGAATCCCGACCGGGGCGGCGCCGACTACAAGCAGTTTCTCAATCCGCACTCCGTTGAGGTCATCGGGGCCGCCAAACTGGAGAAGAGCCTGGCCGATGCCGACCCGGAGACCCGTTTCCAGTTCGAACGCCAGGGATATTTCCGTCCGGACCCCATGGATTCGCAGCCGGGAAAGCCGGTTTTCAACCGGATCGTCACCCTCAGGGATGCCTGGACCAAAAAGTGA
- the der gene encoding ribosome biogenesis GTPase Der, producing the protein MKPIVAIVGRPNVGKSTLFNRLLGHRRAIVDDLPGVTRDRNYATITRFDKPFILVDTGGFEPVTEDRLLQQMREQSRLAMEEADVIIFLMDARSGLTPADIEVATMLRRVKKPVFYVVNKVDGEKLENESAEFYSLGVERLHTISAEHNRGVIDLMENLLDVFPEADAETPDDEITRIAVVGRPNVGKSSLVNRLLGFERMVANPTAGTTRDSVDTLFTCNKKKYLLIDTAGIRRKGKTTEKLEKYSVVDSLRSIERADVVLVVLDAEEGVTEQDERIAGYVHEAGRGCVFVVNKWDTLEKDNSTLGVYVDKVRTGFKYLAYAPIVFVSAKTGQRIGKVMTTVDDVMGQYIHRVTTSDLNRVFSEATDAHHAPLAHGRRVKFYFATQVATRPPSFVIFTNQPDSIHFSYERYLINRFRESFGFDGVPIRLIFRGRDKNGAARHPLAKRERH; encoded by the coding sequence ATGAAACCTATTGTCGCCATAGTCGGCCGCCCCAACGTGGGCAAGTCAACCCTGTTCAACCGCCTGTTGGGGCATCGCCGCGCCATCGTGGACGATCTGCCCGGCGTGACCCGCGACCGCAACTACGCCACCATCACCCGTTTCGACAAGCCGTTCATCCTGGTCGATACCGGCGGCTTCGAACCGGTGACCGAGGATCGCCTGCTGCAGCAGATGCGGGAGCAGTCCCGCCTGGCCATGGAAGAGGCCGATGTCATCATCTTCCTGATGGATGCCAGAAGCGGCCTGACCCCGGCCGACATCGAAGTGGCCACGATGCTGCGCCGCGTCAAGAAACCGGTCTTCTACGTGGTCAACAAGGTTGACGGCGAAAAGCTGGAGAACGAATCGGCCGAGTTCTACTCCCTGGGGGTGGAGCGCCTCCATACCATATCGGCCGAACACAATCGGGGCGTCATCGACCTGATGGAGAATCTGCTGGATGTCTTTCCCGAGGCGGATGCCGAGACCCCCGATGACGAGATCACCCGGATTGCCGTGGTGGGGCGCCCCAACGTGGGCAAATCGTCCCTGGTCAACCGGTTGCTCGGTTTCGAGCGGATGGTGGCCAATCCGACCGCCGGCACGACCCGCGATTCGGTGGACACCCTTTTTACCTGCAACAAAAAGAAGTACCTGCTGATCGATACCGCCGGCATCCGCCGCAAGGGCAAGACCACGGAGAAGCTGGAAAAGTACAGCGTGGTGGATTCCCTGCGCAGCATCGAACGGGCCGACGTCGTCCTGGTCGTCCTCGATGCCGAGGAGGGGGTGACGGAGCAGGATGAACGCATCGCCGGCTATGTGCACGAGGCGGGCAGGGGGTGCGTCTTTGTGGTCAACAAGTGGGACACCCTGGAAAAGGACAACAGCACGCTGGGGGTCTACGTGGACAAGGTCAGGACCGGCTTCAAGTACCTGGCCTATGCCCCGATCGTCTTCGTATCCGCCAAGACCGGCCAGCGCATCGGCAAGGTCATGACCACCGTGGACGACGTCATGGGGCAGTACATCCACCGGGTGACGACCTCGGACCTGAACCGGGTCTTTTCCGAAGCCACGGATGCTCACCATGCGCCGTTGGCCCACGGCCGCCGCGTAAAGTTCTACTTTGCCACCCAGGTCGCTACCCGGCCGCCATCCTTTGTCATCTTCACCAATCAGCCGGACAGCATTCATTTCTCCTATGAACGCTATCTGATCAATCGATTCAGGGAGTCCTTCGGCTTCGACGGCGTGCCGATCCGGCTCATCTTCAGGGGGCGCGACAAAAACGGCGCCGCCCGCCACCCCTTAGCCAAGCGGGAGCGGCATTGA
- the era gene encoding GTPase Era gives MKNKEFRSGFVSIVGRPNVGKSTLLNRVLGEKIVAVSDKPQTTRTVIRGIVSDEASQIVFVDTPGIHAAKSRMNRAMVDAAYGAISGIDLLLLVVDATAQRDDAFVREVAAKAGAPVFLILNKVDLVEPKERLLALIATVSRLHPFAEVVPISAQTGGNVERLVELIRERLPEGPAYFPDDILTDQPEKVICAELVREKIFRLTGEEVPYATAVMIDSFKERENGVVAISATILVEREGQKGIIIGKKGAMLKKIGQAARGDIERLLGTRVFLELFVKVQERWTERTAVLRELGYE, from the coding sequence ATGAAAAACAAAGAATTTAGATCGGGATTCGTCTCCATTGTCGGCCGCCCCAACGTGGGCAAGTCCACGCTGCTGAATCGCGTCCTCGGTGAGAAGATCGTGGCGGTTTCGGACAAGCCGCAGACGACCCGCACCGTTATTCGCGGCATTGTCTCCGATGAGGCGAGCCAGATCGTGTTCGTGGACACGCCCGGCATCCATGCCGCCAAAAGCCGCATGAACCGGGCCATGGTGGATGCCGCCTACGGGGCCATTTCGGGCATCGACCTGCTCCTCTTGGTGGTGGACGCCACGGCGCAACGGGACGACGCCTTTGTGCGGGAAGTGGCGGCCAAGGCCGGTGCCCCGGTCTTCCTGATCCTGAACAAGGTGGATCTGGTTGAGCCCAAGGAGCGGCTTCTGGCGTTGATCGCCACGGTTTCGCGCCTGCACCCCTTTGCCGAGGTGGTGCCGATCTCGGCCCAGACCGGCGGCAACGTGGAGCGCCTGGTGGAGCTGATCCGCGAACGCCTCCCCGAAGGACCGGCCTATTTCCCCGACGACATCCTCACCGACCAGCCGGAAAAGGTGATCTGCGCCGAACTGGTGCGGGAAAAGATCTTCCGCCTGACCGGAGAAGAAGTTCCCTATGCCACGGCAGTTATGATCGACTCCTTCAAGGAGCGGGAGAATGGTGTGGTCGCCATCAGCGCCACCATCCTGGTGGAGCGGGAAGGGCAGAAGGGGATCATCATCGGTAAAAAGGGGGCCATGCTCAAAAAGATCGGCCAGGCGGCCCGCGGCGATATCGAACGCCTGCTGGGGACCAGGGTCTTTCTTGAGCTGTTCGTCAAGGTGCAGGAACGGTGGACCGAACGGACGGCCGTTCTGAGGGAGTTGGGGTACGAATGA
- a CDS encoding response regulator has product MSRKTILITDDSTALRAMLVSIIESLGDFRIVEAANGFEALRLLPREHVDLIFTDINMPDINGLELISYLRDNPNYRHIPVVIISTEGSRGDMEKGRLLGANEYVVKPFDCSDLKNIIEKYLG; this is encoded by the coding sequence GTGAGCAGAAAGACGATACTTATTACGGACGATTCAACGGCGCTTCGCGCCATGCTGGTGTCCATCATCGAATCCCTGGGCGATTTCCGCATCGTCGAGGCGGCCAACGGTTTCGAGGCCCTGCGTCTTCTGCCCCGGGAGCATGTGGACCTGATTTTCACGGACATCAATATGCCCGACATCAACGGCCTCGAACTGATCAGCTACCTGCGCGACAACCCCAATTACCGGCACATTCCGGTGGTTATCATCTCCACCGAAGGCAGCCGGGGCGACATGGAAAAGGGCCGATTGCTCGGCGCCAATGAATATGTCGTCAAACCGTTTGATTGCTCTGACCTGAAGAACATCATCGAGAAGTATCTGGGATGA
- a CDS encoding response regulator: MSLVGNLEELGLGEILQLISLSRKTGVLSLHSRGREGMIVFKQGLVVKALSSLSRTGLGEVLVQRGVMDSDTLGKALALQKERGFSEHLGIILTKRFAVPHETIEEVVREQIEQLVLSLFSWLEGTFDFEPQENIEAIDGGIVDPLQFMLSKGLNPQFLAMEGTRVARESRAAVADHGGGTDEAEIPFDLSDVVHIPEIVPEPAAARPLVIVDDDGTTLKTLAELLRENGYEVHAMTSSEDTLIRVDNLHRGGQCPAVLVDLIMPRMDGSGVLGGIELLELLHNNFTDIPILMMTDYHHAEAEKRVSDMGYGCVMKPHRAECSSPESMRAFLPVLLDALRRSESHDAARG, from the coding sequence ATGAGCCTTGTCGGAAACCTTGAAGAGCTCGGGCTGGGCGAGATTCTGCAACTGATCAGCCTCAGCCGGAAGACTGGGGTGCTCTCCCTCCACAGCAGGGGACGGGAAGGGATGATCGTCTTCAAGCAGGGGCTGGTGGTAAAGGCGCTCTCATCCCTGTCCCGGACGGGGCTGGGGGAAGTGCTCGTCCAGCGGGGCGTCATGGATTCCGACACCCTCGGCAAGGCCTTGGCGCTCCAAAAGGAGAGGGGATTCAGCGAGCACCTGGGGATCATCCTGACCAAACGTTTCGCCGTGCCCCACGAAACCATCGAAGAGGTGGTCCGCGAGCAGATCGAACAGCTCGTCCTGTCGCTTTTTTCCTGGCTTGAAGGCACCTTCGATTTTGAGCCCCAGGAAAATATCGAGGCCATCGACGGCGGCATTGTCGATCCTCTGCAGTTCATGCTTTCCAAGGGACTTAACCCGCAGTTCCTGGCAATGGAGGGGACCCGGGTCGCCAGAGAAAGCCGCGCCGCCGTAGCGGACCACGGCGGCGGCACCGATGAAGCGGAAATCCCGTTTGACCTCTCCGATGTGGTTCACATCCCGGAGATCGTACCCGAACCGGCGGCCGCCCGCCCGCTGGTGATCGTTGACGATGACGGCACGACGTTGAAAACCCTGGCGGAACTGCTGCGGGAGAACGGCTATGAAGTCCATGCCATGACCAGCAGCGAAGATACGCTGATCAGGGTCGATAACCTCCATCGCGGCGGCCAGTGCCCTGCTGTCCTCGTGGACCTGATCATGCCGCGCATGGACGGTTCCGGGGTTCTCGGCGGGATTGAACTGCTGGAGCTCCTCCACAACAACTTCACGGATATCCCCATCCTGATGATGACGGACTATCATCATGCGGAAGCGGAGAAGAGGGTCAGCGACATGGGCTATGGCTGCGTGATGAAGCCCCACCGCGCCGAATGTTCCTCACCTGAAAGCATGCGGGCCTTTCTGCCGGTGCTTCTGGATGCGCTGCGCCGTTCGGAATCGCATGATGCGGCACGTGGATGA